From the Montipora capricornis isolate CH-2021 chromosome 2, ASM3666992v2, whole genome shotgun sequence genome, one window contains:
- the LOC138029678 gene encoding L-fucono-1,5-lactonase-like yields MDAFHGKEIVDAHVHLWDCDKYFYPWPTDLKAICRPFLIGDLQVAIEPSPVRKVVFIQVNQTYDETDWILEQYPAHTSTIVGIIGWVDLTDPKVNVILEKYMEYKVFRGVRNILEGEPDDWLGRESVQRGLGYLEEKGLTYDLLIRTRHFKLAETVVKKFPKLKFVIDHAAKPEIKDGKIDEWKKGMEMLAQNPNVFCKISGLVTEASRENWKVDDLIPYVKHVIAVFGADRCMFGSDWPVCTLAKDASYKNTFEAYLECVSHLSESEKKAVFCENVVKFYGLEIDSEK; encoded by the exons ATGGACGCTTTTCACGGAAAGGAAATAGTGGATGCTCACGTTC ACTTGTGGGATTGTGACAAGTATTTCTACCCATGGCCTACTGACCTTAAAGCCATTTGTAGACCCTTCCTCATTGGTGATCTTCAAGTAGCAATTGAGCCTTCTCCCGTTAGAAAGGTAGTCTTCATTCAAGTCAATCAAACCTATGATGAAACAG ACTGGATATTGGAACAATATCCTGCCCACACCTCAACCATTGTTGGCATCATTGGATGGGTGGATCTCACAGATCCTAAG GTGAATGTCATATTGGAGAAGTACATGGAATACAAAGTATTTAGAGGAGTAAGAAACATTTTGGAAGGAGAACCAGATGATTGGTTGGGCAGAGAGTCAGTCCAGAGGGGTCTAG GTTACCTTGAAGAGAAAGGGCTCACTTATGATTTACTAATTAG AACAAGGCATTTTAAGTTGGCAGAAACTGTTGTGAAAAAGTTTCCCAA GTTGAAGTTTGTCATCGACCATGCTGCAAAACCAGAGATAAAAGACGGAAAAATAGACGAATGGAAGAAAGGAATGGAAATGTTGGCTCAGAATCCAAATGTCTTCTGTAAAAT TTCTGGACTTGTAACGGAAGCCTCACGAGAGAACTGGAAAGTGGATGACCTTATTCCCTACGTGAAG CACGTGATTGCCGTATTTGGAGCAGACCGCTGTATGTTTGGTTCTGATTGGCCCGTTTGCACGCTGGCTAAAGACGCCTCTTACAAAAATACGTTTGAAGCTTACTTGGAGTGCGTATCGCATCTATCAGAAAGCGAAAAGAAAGCAGTGTTTTGTGAAAATGTGGTAAAATTCTACGGGCTCGAAATCGATTCGGAAAAGTAA